The Pan troglodytes isolate AG18354 chromosome 1, NHGRI_mPanTro3-v2.0_pri, whole genome shotgun sequence genome includes a region encoding these proteins:
- the PKP1 gene encoding plakophilin-1 encodes MNHSPLKTALAYECFQDQDNSTLALPSDQKMKTGTSGRQRVQEQVMMTVKRQKSKSSQSSTLSHSNRGSMYDGLADNYNYGTTSRSSYYSKFQAGNGSWGYPIYNGTLKREPDNRRFSSYSQMENWSRHYPRGSCNTTGAGSDICFMQKIKASRSEPDLYCDPRGTLRKGTLGSKGQKTTQNRYSFYSTCSGQKAIKKCPVRPPSCASKQDPVYIPPISCNKDLSFGHSRASSKICSEDIECSGLTIPKAVQYLSSQDEKYQAIGAYYIQHTCFQDESAKQQVYQLGGICKLVDLLRSPNQNVQQAAAGALRNLVFRSTTNKLETRRQNGIREAVSLLRRTGNAEIQKQLTGLLWNLSSTDELKEELIADALPVLADRVIIPFSGWCDGNSNMSREVVDPEVFFNATGCLRNLSSADAGRQTMRNYSGLIDSLMAYVQNCVAASRCDDKSVENCMCVLHNLSYRLDAEVPTRYRQLEYNARNAYTEKSSTGCFSNKSDKMMNNNYDCPLPEEETNPKGSGWLYHSDAIRTYLNLMGKSKKDATLEACAGALQNLTASKGLMSSGMSQLIGLKEKGLPQIARLLQSGNSDVVRSGASLLSNMSRHPLLHRVMGNQVFPEVTRLLTSHTGNTSNSEDILSSACYTVRNLMASQPQLAKQYFSSSMLNNIINLCRSSASPKAAEAARLLLSDMWSSKELQGVLRQQGFDRNMLGTLAGANSLRNFTSRF; translated from the exons GTTCCATGTATGATGGCTTGGCTGACAATTACAACTATGGGACCACCAGCAGGAGCAGCTACTACTCCAAGTTCCAGGCAGGGAATGGCTCATGGGGATATCCG ATCTACAATGGAACCCTCAAGCGGGAGCCTGACAACAGGCGCTTCAGCTCCTACAGCCAGATGGAGAACTGGAGCCGGCACTACCCCCGGGGCAGCTGTAACACCACCGGCGCAGGCAGCGACATCTGCTTCATGCAGAAAATCAAGGCGAGCCGCAGTGAGCCCGACCTCTACTGTGACCCACGGGGCACCCTGCGCAAGGGCACGCTGGGCAGCAAGGGCCAGAAGACCACCCAGAACCGCTACAGCTTTTACAGCACCTGCAGTGGTCAGAAGGCCATAAAGAAGTGCCCTGTGCGCCCGCCCTCTTGTGCCTCCAAGCAGGACCCTGTGTATATCCCGCCCATCTCCTGCAACAAGGACCTGTCCTTTGGCCACTCTAGGGCCAGCTCCAA GATCTGCAGTGAGGACATCGAGTGCAGTGGGCTGACCATCCCGAAGGCTGTGCAGTACCTGAGCTCCCAGGATGAGAAGTACCAGGCCATTGGGGCCTATTACATCCAGCATACCTGCTTCCAGGATGAATCTGCCAAGCAACAG GTCTATCAGCTGGGAGGCATCTGCAAGCTGGTGGACCTCCTCCGCAGCCCCAACCAGAACGTCCAGCAGGCCGCGGCAGGGGCTCTGCGCAACCTGGTGTTCAGGAGCACCACCAACAAGCTGGAGACCCGGAGGCAGAATGGGATCCGCGAGGcagtcagcctcctgaggagaACCGGGAACGCCGAGATCCAGAAGCAGCTGACTG GGCTGCTCTGGAACCTGTCTTCCACTGACGAGCTGAAGGAGGAGCTCATTGCCGACGCCCTGCCTGTTCTGGCCGACCGCGTCATCATTCCCTTCTCTGGCTGGTGCGATGGCAATAGCAACATGTCCCGGGAAGTGGTGGACCCTGAGGTCTTCTTCAATGCCACAGGCTGCTTGAG GAACCTGAGCTCGGCCGATGCAGGCCGCCAGACCATGCGTAACTACTCAGGGCTCATTGATTCCCTCATGGCCTATGTCCAGAACTGTGTAGCGGCCAGCCGCTGTGACGACAAG TCTGTGGAAAACTGCATGTGTGTTCTGCACAACCTCTCCTACCGCCTGGACGCCGAGGTGCCCACCCGCTACCGCCAGCTGGAGTATAACGCCCGCAACGCCTACACCGAGAAGTCCTCCACCGGCTGCTTCAGCAACAAGAGCGACAAGATGATG AACAACAACTATGACTGCCCCCTGCCTGAGGAAGAGACCAACCCCAAGGGCAGCGGCTGGTTGTACCATTCAGATGCCATCCGCACCTACCTGAACCTCATGGGCAAGAGCAAGAAAGATGCTACCCTGGAGGCCTGTGCTGGTGCCCTGCAGAACCTGACAGCCAGCAAGGGGCTG ATGTCCAGTGGCATGAGCCAGTTGATTGGGCTGAAGGAAAAGGGCCTGCCACAAATTGCCCGCCTCCTGCAATCTGGCAACTCTGATGTGGTGCGGTCCGGAGCCTCCCTCCTGAGCAACATGTCCCGCCACCCTCTGCTGCACAGAGTGATGG GGAACCAGGTGTTCCCGGAGGTAACCAGGCTCCTCACCAGCCACACTGGCAATACCAGCAACTCCGAAGACATCTTGTCCTCAGCCTGCTACACAGTGAGGAACCTGATGGCCTCGCAGCCACAACTGGCCAAGCAGTACTTCTCCAGCAGCATGCTCAACAACATCATCAACCTGTGCCGCAGCAG TGCCTCACCCAAGGCCGCAGAAGCTGCCCGGCTTCTCCTGTCTGACATGTGGTCCAGCAAGGAACTGCAGGGTGTCCTCAGACAG CAAGGTTTCGATAGGAACATGCTGGGAACCTTAGCTGGGGCCAACAGCCTCAGGAACTTCACCTCCCGATTCTAA